gaagaatataaaaatCATTGCAATCTCTTCCAAGAATTCATTTCTAAGTTTCTCTTTTAGATTCCATTTGGATCTTGATGCTAGATTGAAGCCCAGCAAGAATTCATCTTATGGATATTCAAATTGGTTTTCATAAGCTATAAGATTCAATGAAACAAACGGTCCCTAAATATTACTGAAAAACTATATATTACATAAGATGATAAAAACTGCATCTCTCTACCCAGTGGTTGATATTGCTTTGGTGCATACTCTGTCTTCTAACTCAGAATAGCATAACAAGTTGATTGGCACAGATCAAGCTTAATCAGTATTTGAGTCCGGATTGATTTCCCCCCGTAAGTCATACTCAACCACGAGGCCAAGGTTGTCAACTAATTTGTGATGACGGAGACAACCTGCGCACTGATGAAAGCACAACCAGTTGGTCCGCACGAACATAATAACCTTAAAATTCAGGGTTTTCATAAAATGTTTATGcattggttttatttttcttaagtaaagaaattttttgaaggaCTACTCCATTTTGCAAGTGGAAAATAATTCCAAAGTGCCATCTCAGCTACTTGTATTATAGAAATGGCCTGACCCAAgtaaaagataaagaagaacaTAAAAATCATTGCAATCTCTTCCAGAAATCTTTTCTAAGTTTCTCTTATAGATTCCATTTATATCTTGATGCTAGATTGAAGCCTGGCGAGACTTCATCTTATGGATATTCAAGTTGGTTTTCAGAAGCTATAAGATTCAAAGAGACAAATGGTCCctaaatattattgaaaaactTTATATTAAATAAGATGATGAAAACTGCATCTCTCTACCCAGTGGTTGATATTGCTTTGGTGCATTCTCTGTCTTCTAACTTAAGTCATTAATTTTGGCAGTTGCCAACCTGAAGATAAGCATAAATGATTTTTCACTCAAAGTCATATTTGACACCTTACCCAACAATAAGagctatcattttttttaaaaatcttgatCCTACTTTCATGTTGCCAGTTATTAGAATAGCAAGTAGCAGAATAATAAAACAGTCTTGAAAAAACAGTTGAAGGGAATAAACAACCATTCATCATCAAGAAACATCCCACACGACTTTCATTATGTGGCAATGAAAAGGAAACCAACTAAGTACCTGTATGTAAATAAGGCCGCGCTCATAGGCTAATCGATTTATGAGCCTCTCTGTTCTTTCACCACACACATCACAAGTAAATTGTACAAGCAAACTTCTTCTCGGAAGTTTTATGTCAATATTTGCATCCTGCACGGAGGACATGCAGGTGTGAGAAGACACGtttaagaaaggaaaaaaaaaacaaaccatcAAAAAGTGCACGTTGCTTGGTTTTAAAGCATAGCAGCATACAATGCagctatactttttttttaatatctgcAATGAGTTGTACTTCAAATGGAACCAAACAAGTGAGCAAAATAACAAAATGGCAAATTTGTGCAAATGAAAACATTAGGAAATACATTTTTTTGAACGTGGAGTTGAGTCATAAAAAAGAATGATAGTCAAAGTATTCCAATTTTCACTCTATTTTTTTGCTTGAACTTCAATATACACCAGAAACAGAGGGTTGTTCTATATGCTTTATATTAAAGTCATTCATCAGTAACCCAAATAtcccaaactaaaaaaaattatatatatattgaaaccatttagaaattgaaaatgcaTTATACTCATTTTCTTAGAGTGCATCAAAGCTATACAAGGAAGTTTCACACCTGAGCAGCCAACTAACcaatttattctaaaaaaaaaaaaaatccaaagaaaaGTATGTGCCATGTCATGTGTGTACgtaacaagaacaaaaattttccTCTTTCGTCTTTACAATAGTCAATAAGGAAAGGAGAAAAGTGCAGtattatttttgagttatgaaatagaatcatatttttttttaaaaatgttggaATGTGAAATTGCATACCGTGGTGTTGGGTTCTTCGGATTGAGAACTATCTTCCACGAATTGAGAAACCGCCAAtaggcggcggcggcggcggcagCGGCTGCCTAATTTGGGCTTGGGGGTTTGGGAGAATGTAATGGAGCCAAAAACatggatattattattattattattattatttatgggtttgtaATTGTAAGTTCGGTTTTGTGTCAGACTAGGATATGTCGAAGGTAGAAAGAGACGACACCCACTTCCACATCCAGACCCAGAactagttgttgttgttggtgttaCCGTCATCGTGCTGTCTGTTTTTTTTCAGGATTTTTCTCCGGTCGGATTTTTCAAGCCTAAACTATAGAACCCAATAAGTGAAAAACTGGGGTAACACCGAGGGAGTGAGGGGCGGCtgaagagttaggagagggaCGAGCGAAAGAAAGCGTGAAGCTTTTAGGGTGGAGGAATGGAAAAATGAGCTGATAGTAAATGAAAGATAGAAAATGGGGGAGGAAATAGAAAAGTaggaacataaaaaatatttatttatttatttttatttgtattagtGAGAAGGATGTGaaagtggggagatgaaaaatttatttatttgaatgagaaaaaaataatgaaaaaataaaattgatataaatttataattatgtccttattaaataaaataaaaatggaacacgtttttttaacaaaaaaattgtgatgtgcaaacaaaaaaataaaacatttttttagcaaaaattatcATGTATGTGcaagcgagaaaaaaaaaaaaaaaaaaaaaaaaaaaaaaaaaaaaaaaaaaaaaaaaaaaaaaaaaaaaaaaNNNNNNNNNNNNNNNNNNNNNNNNNNNNNNNNNNNNNNNNNNNNNNNNNNNNNNNNNNNNNNNNNNNNNNNNNNNNNNNNNNNNNNNNNNNNNNNNNNNNNNNNNNNNNNNNNNNNNNNNNNNNNNNNNNNNNNNNNNNNNNNNNNNNNNNNNNNNNNNNNNNNNNNNNNNNNNNNNNNNNNNNNNNNNNNNNNNNNNNNNNNNNNNNNNNNNNNNNNNNNNNNNNNNNNNNNNNNNNNNNNNNNNNNNNNNNNNNNNNNNNNNNNNNNNNNNNNNNNNNNNNNNNNNNNNNNNNNNNNNNNNNNNNNNNNNNNNNNNNNNNNNNNNNNNNNNNNNNNNNNNNNNNNNNNNNNNNNNNNNNNNNNNNNNNNNNNNNNNNNNNNNNNNNNNNNNNNNNNNNNNNNNNNNNNNNNNNNNNNNNNNNNNNNNNNNNNNNNNNNNNNNNNNNNNNNNNNNNNNNNNNNNNNNNNNNNNNNNNNNNNNNNNNNNNNNNNNNNNNNNNNNNNNNNNNNNNNNNNNNNNNNNNNNNNNNNNNNNNNNNNNNNNNNNNNNNNNNNNNNNNNNNNNNNNNNNNNNNNNNNNNNNNNNNNNNNNNNNNNNNNNNNNNNNNNNNNNNNNNNNNNNNNNNNNNNNNNNNNNNNNNNNNNNNNNNNNNNNNNNNNNNNNNNNNNNNNNNNNNNNNNNNNNNNNNNNNNNNNNNNNNNNNNNNNNNNNNNNNNNNNNNNNNNNNNNNNNNNNNNNNNNNNNNNNNNNNNNNNNNNNNNNNNNNNNNNNNNNNNNNNNNNNNNNNNNNNNNNNNNNNNNNNNNNNNNNNNNNNNNNNNNNNNNNNNNNNNNNNNNNNNNNNNNNNNNNNNNNNNNNNNNNNNNNNNNNNNNNNNNNNNNNNNNNNNNNNNNNNNNNNNNNNNNNNNNNNNNNNNNNNNNNNNNNNNNNNNNNNNNNNNNNNNNNNNNNNNNNNNNNNNNNNNNNNNNNNNNNNNNNNNNNNNNNNNNNNNNNNNNAAATTCTTATAATATGAATATGTTTTGGCCGAGAAGTTTGTTCATTTTTCCGGCGAACCTGACCTCCATGAGTCTGTAGCCTTCAAGTGGGGGGATATAGGACAGTATAAGTGCTAAGGATATTTTAGAATGTGCTGTCGAGCATCAGTACTAGCGAATCTATCAGTTTCCTTACTCCCCCTTTTCCATCCCATAAATAATGTCATCATGGCCTTCCATTGAAACACACTCACATGCCTACTACACATCAAACACAACCACtcacttttctctctgaaaTCAAGGCACAGATAGAGAACAACAAGATGGTGAAGTTCTCTAAGCAGTTTGAGGGTCAGCTTGTGCCTGAATGGAAAGAAGCTTTTGTTGATTATTGGCAACTCAAAAAAGACCTCAAAAAAATCCATCTCCTTAACACCACTACTGACAACAACACCAACACACCCACCAAGCAACGAACTAACTCTATACCCAATACCCTCTTCTCCAACTTTAGGAAAAGGTTCTCTTTATTTGGCCATCAACATAAAGACCATGGAGCAattcaagtatatatatatcacttctTTTCTTGAACAATATATACTCTGTTTTTTTGACTAATATGTGTATGGACTAATGTGGTCTACCAACTATCAGGTTCATAAGAAACTTGCATCTTCAGCTAGTAAGGGCGATATGTATGAGACTGAACTGCTTGAGCAGTTTGCGGATACTGATGCTACCAAAGAATTTTTTGCATGTTTGGACCACCAACTTAACAAAGTGAATCAGTTCTTCAGAGACAAGGAGGCCGAGTTCATGGAAAGAGGGGAAAGtttgaagaaacaaatggaGATCCTGATTGAGGTCAAAACAGTATTCAAGAAACAACGGGGCAAAGGAGCTATAGCTGAAGAATCCAAGGAGGATCCGTCTATTTCATGCACCATTACATGTGGTACATAACAATCAACTCTGTCTCTTTCAATTGcaatcaaataaaatgagaaaccaATGTGTTTCAACTTTGACTTGTGGTATAACCAATTCAAAGGGATTCTCAAATGATGTAAATACGTGTCACATCTTTTAAAATTAGTCCATATGCATACA
This genomic stretch from Quercus lobata isolate SW786 chromosome 3, ValleyOak3.0 Primary Assembly, whole genome shotgun sequence harbors:
- the LOC115981893 gene encoding uncharacterized protein LOC115981893, yielding MTVTPTTTTSSGSGCGSGCRLFLPSTYPSLTQNRTYNYKPINNNNNNNNIHVFGSITFSQTPKPKLGSRCRRRRRLLAVSQFVEDSSQSEEPNTTDANIDIKLPRRSLLVQFTCDVCGERTERLINRLAYERGLIYIQCAGCLRHHKLVDNLGLVVEYDLRGEINPDSNTD